A genome region from Lucilia cuprina isolate Lc7/37 chromosome 3, ASM2204524v1, whole genome shotgun sequence includes the following:
- the LOC111686568 gene encoding alpha-ketoglutarate-dependent dioxygenase alkB homolog 7, mitochondrial isoform X3 yields MDFKGDWPLEELEKFKNDMKLLPDFISELEESQLFEEVEPYMKRLRYEYDHWDDAIHGFRETERKHWYPHNRAVLDRVSKIGFDGEIMPFIHILDLAPQGVIKPHVDSTRYCGHTIAGISLLSDAVMRLVRTKESTTTSSNNNEQDNYRNQPKAVLENNFYVDILLPRRSLYIMSHTARYNFTHEILANEESKFHNEPLKKERRISIICRNDP; encoded by the exons ATGGATTTTAAAGGCGATTGGCCTTTAGaagaattagaaaaatttaagaatgatATGAAATTATTGCCGGATTTCATAAGTGAATTGGAGGAGTCTCAACTTTTTGAAGAGGTGGAGCCTTACATGAAACGTTTGCGTTATGAGTATGATCATTGGGATGAT GCCATACATGGTTTTCGAGAAACCGAACGCAAACATTGGTATCCTCACAATCGTGCTGTATTGGATCGTGTTAGTAAAATAGGATTCGATGGAGAAATTATgccatttatacatatattagacTTGGCGCCACAAGGTGTTATTAAACCGCATGTGGACAGTACGAGg tattGTGGTCACACTATAGCCGGTATAAGTTTGTTATCCGATGCTGTTATGCGTTTGGTACGCACCAAAGAGTCTACTACGACCAGCTCTAACAATAATGAACAAGATAATTATCGTAATCAACCAAAGGctgttttagaaaataatttctatGTGGATATTTTATTACCACGCCGTTCCTTGTATATAATGAG ccaTACGGCTAGATATAATTTTACCCATGAAATTCTAGCCAATGAGGAGTCTAAATTCCATAACGaacctttaaaaaaagaacGAAGGATTTCTATTATTTGCCGCAATGATCcctaa
- the LOC111686568 gene encoding alpha-ketoglutarate-dependent dioxygenase alkB homolog 7, mitochondrial isoform X1 has translation MLKLINLVKPVGILLCRNTTAANNNTWTVVINWPKSLHTNITKWSQENVEQKQNKDITLMDFKGDWPLEELEKFKNDMKLLPDFISELEESQLFEEVEPYMKRLRYEYDHWDDAIHGFRETERKHWYPHNRAVLDRVSKIGFDGEIMPFIHILDLAPQGVIKPHVDSTRYCGHTIAGISLLSDAVMRLVRTKESTTTSSNNNEQDNYRNQPKAVLENNFYVDILLPRRSLYIMSHTARYNFTHEILANEESKFHNEPLKKERRISIICRNDP, from the exons atgttaaaattaataaatttagttaaacCGGTGGGTATTTTATTATGTAGAAATACTACAGCTGCTAATAATAACACATGGACTGTTGTAATAAATTGGCCAAAATcattacatacaaatataacaaaatggTCGCAGGAAAATgtcgaacaaaaacaaaataaag ataTTACCTTAATGGATTTTAAAGGCGATTGGCCTTTAGaagaattagaaaaatttaagaatgatATGAAATTATTGCCGGATTTCATAAGTGAATTGGAGGAGTCTCAACTTTTTGAAGAGGTGGAGCCTTACATGAAACGTTTGCGTTATGAGTATGATCATTGGGATGAT GCCATACATGGTTTTCGAGAAACCGAACGCAAACATTGGTATCCTCACAATCGTGCTGTATTGGATCGTGTTAGTAAAATAGGATTCGATGGAGAAATTATgccatttatacatatattagacTTGGCGCCACAAGGTGTTATTAAACCGCATGTGGACAGTACGAGg tattGTGGTCACACTATAGCCGGTATAAGTTTGTTATCCGATGCTGTTATGCGTTTGGTACGCACCAAAGAGTCTACTACGACCAGCTCTAACAATAATGAACAAGATAATTATCGTAATCAACCAAAGGctgttttagaaaataatttctatGTGGATATTTTATTACCACGCCGTTCCTTGTATATAATGAG ccaTACGGCTAGATATAATTTTACCCATGAAATTCTAGCCAATGAGGAGTCTAAATTCCATAACGaacctttaaaaaaagaacGAAGGATTTCTATTATTTGCCGCAATGATCcctaa
- the LOC111686568 gene encoding alpha-ketoglutarate-dependent dioxygenase alkB homolog 7, mitochondrial isoform X2, giving the protein MLKLINLVKPVGILLCRNTTAANNNTWTVVINWPKSLHTNITKWSQENVEQKQNKDITLMDFKGDWPLEELEKFKNDMKLLPDFISELEESQLFEEVEPYMKRLRYEYDHWDDAIHGFRETERKHWYPHNRAVLDRVSKIGFDGEIMPFIHILDLAPQGVIKPHVDSTRYCGHTIAGISLLSDAVMRLVRTKESTTTSSNNNEQDNYRNQPKAVLENNFYVDILLPRRSLYIMSD; this is encoded by the exons atgttaaaattaataaatttagttaaacCGGTGGGTATTTTATTATGTAGAAATACTACAGCTGCTAATAATAACACATGGACTGTTGTAATAAATTGGCCAAAATcattacatacaaatataacaaaatggTCGCAGGAAAATgtcgaacaaaaacaaaataaag ataTTACCTTAATGGATTTTAAAGGCGATTGGCCTTTAGaagaattagaaaaatttaagaatgatATGAAATTATTGCCGGATTTCATAAGTGAATTGGAGGAGTCTCAACTTTTTGAAGAGGTGGAGCCTTACATGAAACGTTTGCGTTATGAGTATGATCATTGGGATGAT GCCATACATGGTTTTCGAGAAACCGAACGCAAACATTGGTATCCTCACAATCGTGCTGTATTGGATCGTGTTAGTAAAATAGGATTCGATGGAGAAATTATgccatttatacatatattagacTTGGCGCCACAAGGTGTTATTAAACCGCATGTGGACAGTACGAGg tattGTGGTCACACTATAGCCGGTATAAGTTTGTTATCCGATGCTGTTATGCGTTTGGTACGCACCAAAGAGTCTACTACGACCAGCTCTAACAATAATGAACAAGATAATTATCGTAATCAACCAAAGGctgttttagaaaataatttctatGTGGATATTTTATTACCACGCCGTTCCTTGTATATAATGAG
- the LOC111686567 gene encoding pyruvate dehydrogenase phosphatase regulatory subunit, mitochondrial produces the protein MYKYGHKLSSSLWQSQIYGKTNSWLATASQLRCLQSNAPQQDSNVFRKRKFIPPDPSKVAKGVVPNEIRVVICGGGIMGASVAYHLALMGWGKDTLLVEQDKVGGENPWCASGLAGRFEPSYTELKLAEYSIELIKELSEKGLRTGWNQVGSLNLARTFDRMTSFNRMKSQGVAWGIPTEILTPEQCQEKCPIIDTNDLMGGLWIPEDGVCDPQLVCQSFLEEAKRMDVRVVEHCAVKKILSEHGKVTEVETTGGNIQCEYFINCTGFWAREVGTLSNPPVKIPLKAVEHHYLYTKPIEGLKSNTPFVRDFDGGIYFREKNGTILAGGFEREAKVAFEGGIKPLSQKERVLPADWDHFHELFDEVLKRVPALRTAKLDRLTNTLQAFSPDCKWILGEAPEIQNYFVSAGMKTIGVSAAGGIGRALAELIVKDTCFVDIHILDIHRFLGLHNNRKFLTDRCKEVPGKLYQISYPFDEYKTGRNLRMSPIYPALQDAGAVFGQTMGYERPNYFDAKNVKDEFGLPQFRIAQTKTFGKPPWFDHVAAEYKACREGIGLADYSSFTKYDFWSKGREVVELLQYLCSNDVDVPVGSIIHTGMQNHLGGYENDCSLARLSERHYMMIAPTIQQTRSMSWIRKNMPDHLRAGVNVADVTSMYTAICIIGPYSRILLSELTDTDLSPKNFPFFTYKELDVGLANGIRVLNITHTGELGYVLYIPNEYALHVYSRIHQGGQKYNIQHAGYYATRTLRIEKFYAFWGQDLDTFTTPLECGRSWRVKFNKPIDFIGRAALEKQRDEGVKRMYVQLLLNDHDHEVDVWCWGNEPIYRDGKYCGMTTTTGYGFTFKKQVCLGFVRNFDDEGNEMTVTNDYVLSGHYEVEVAGIRFEAKVNLHSPNLPTKFPDKEREAYHATRDKPGQADLLSFNNTETS, from the exons ATGTACAAATATGGCCACAAACTATCGTCCAGTCTTTGGCAGAGTCAAATTTATGGTAAAACAAACAGCTGGCTGGCCACTGCTTCACAATTGAGATGTCTTCAATCAAACGCACCACAACAGGACTCCAATGTGTTTCGTAAACGTAAATTTATACCGCCTGATCCTTCCAAAGTTGCCAAAGGTGTTGTTCCTAATGAAATAAGGGTGGTAATTTGTGGTGGTGGCATCATGGGTGCCTCGGTGGCTTATCACTTGGCTTTAATGGGCTGGGGTAAGGATACCCTGCTGGTAGAGCAAGATAAAGTGGGAGGCGAAAATCCCTGGTGTGCCAGTGGTTTGGCAGGGCGTTTTGAACCCAGTTATACAGAGTTAAAACTAGCAGAATATTCTATTGAATTGATAAAAGAACTGAGCGAAAAAGGTCTGCGTACTGGCTGGAATCAGGTGGGCAGTCTAAATTTGGCACGCACCTTCGATCGCATGACTTCTTTTAATCGCATGAAATCTCAGGGTGTAGCCTGGGGTATTCCCACCGAGATTTTAACGCCCGAACAGTGTCAGGAAAAATGTCCTATTATTGATACAAATGATTTGATGGGTGGTTTATGGATACCCGAGGATGGTGTTTGTGATCCTCAATTAGTGTGCCAATCATTTTTGGAGGAAGCTAAGCGCATGGATGTGCGTGTGGTGGAACATTGTGCTGTTAAAAAAATCCTCAGTGAACATGGCAAAGTCACGGAAGTGGAGACTACTGGCGGTAATATTCAATGTGAATATTTCATCAATTGTACTGGTTTTTGGGCAAGAGAAGTCGGTACTCTGTCCAATCCTCCTGTAAAAATACCTCTTAAGGCTGTGGAACATCATTATTTATATACTAAACCTATTGAGGGTTTAAAATCTAATACGCCATTTGTGCGTGATTTTGATGGTGGCATATATTTTAGGGAAAAGAATGGTACCATTTTGGCGG GTGGTTTTGAACGTGAGGCCAAAGTGGCCTTTGAGGGTGGCATTAAACCTCTGTCACAAAAGGAACGTGTTTTACCAGCCGACTGGGATCATTTCCATGAACTGTTTGATGAGGTGTTAAAAAGAGTGCCTGCCTTAAGAACTGCCAAATTAGATCGTTTGACCAATACTTTACAGGCATTTTCTCCTGATTGTAAATGGATTTTAGGCGAAGCTCCGGAAATACAAAACTATTTCGTTTCTGCTGGCATGAAAACAATAGGTGTATCAGCCGCTGGTGGTATTGGTCGTGCATTGGCAGAACTTATAGTTAAAGATACTTGTTTTGTGGATATACACATCCTAGATATACATCGCTTTTTGGGCCTACACAATAATCGTAAGTTCTTAACGGATCGTTGTAAGGAGGTACCCGGCAAACTTTACCAAATATCTTATCCATTTGATGAGTACAAAACTGGTCGCAACTTACGCATGTCGCCAATATATCCGGCTCTACAAGATGCTGGTGCTGTTTTTGGTCAAACAATGGGGTACGAAAGACCTAATTACTTCGATGCCAAAAATGTTAAGG ATGAGTTTGGTCTGCCACAATTTCGCATAGCCCAGACTAAAACCTTTGGCAAACCACCATGGTTTGATCATGTAGCTGCCGAATATAAAGCCTGTCGCGAGGGCATTGGTTTAGCTGATTACAGTTCTTTTACCAAATATGATTTTTGGTCTAAGGGTCGTGAGGTGGTGGAACTTTTACAATATTTGTGCTCAAATGATGTAGATGTTCCCGTTGGCAGCATTATTCACACCGGTATGCAAAATCATTTGGGTGGTTATGAGAATGATTGCTCTTTGGCGCGTCTTTCGGAACGACA TTATATGATGATAGCGCCGACCATACAACAAACGCGTTCCATGAGCTGGATACGCAAGAATATGCCCGACCACTTGAGGGCTGGTGTTAATGTAGCCGATGTGACTTCTATGTATACAGCTATTTGTATTATAGGTCCTTATTCACGTATCTTACTCTCAGAATTAACTGATACCGATCTTTCACCTAAGAACTTCCCTTTCTTTACCTACAAGGAGTTGGACGTGGGTTTGGCTAATGGCATACGAGTGCTCAATATAACGCATACTGGGGAATTGGGTTATGTTCTCTATATACCCAATGAATATGCGTTGCATGTCTATTCGAGAATTCATCAAGGTggccaaaaatataatatacaacATGCTGGTTATTATGCTACACGCACCTTGAGAATTGAAAAATTCTATGCTTTTTGGGGACAAGATTTGGATACGTTTACCACACCTTTGGAATGTGGACGCAGTTGGCGTGTAAAATTCAAT AAACCCATCGATTTTATAGGACGAGCTGCTTTAGAGAAACAACGTGATGAGGGTGTTAAGAGAATGTATGTCCAATTACTGCTCAATGATCATGATCACGAAGTGGATGTCTGGTGTTGGGGCAATGAGCCTATTTATCGTGATGGCAAATACTGCGGCATGACTACCACCACCGGTTAtggttttacttttaaaaaacaagtttgtCTGGGTTTTGTACGCAATTTCGATGATGAAGGCAATGAAATGACGGTGACCAATGATTATGTGTTATCGGGCCATTATGAAGTCGAAGTTGCAGGCATACGCTTCGAAGCCAAAGTTAATTTACACTCGCCCAATTTACCCACCAAATTCCCCGATAAGGAACGTGAAGCTTATCATGCTACGCGTGACAAACCGGGTCAGGCTGATTTGCTATCATTTAATAATACAGAAActtcttaa